CAAACGGGCAACTGAATTTCGTTGTCCCTTCCACGGCTGGGCATGGAATACTGATGGTTCATTGAAAGAAGTGCCCTGCCACTGGGACTTCCCCACGGTAACCGAGGAAAAGTACTCTTTACCCGAGATCAAGCTTGGTCGCTGGGGTGGTTATATATTCATCAACCCCGATCAGAACGCAGGATCATTGGAAGACTACCTCGGTAATCTGTCTGATCAGTTTACAACGTTGCCCTACACCCAGAGGTACAAGTCAGCGCATGTGGCCAAGATCCTACGCTGCAACTGGAAAATAGCGCAGGAAGCTTTCAGTGAGGCATATCATGTGATCGGAACTCACCCAACCATCCTGGAAGTGATCGGTGATGCCAATACTCAGTACGATGTCTTCGGAAACTATTGCCGTGCGATGTCTGCCAATGGAATCAAGAGTCCTCATGTGACACGGGACTGGGAACCGCTTGAGGACGCCAGGCTGTACACCAAACAGCGGCACGCAATTACGGGTTATGTTTATGAAGCGTGCATTGACGGCTCCGTGCACGTCACGGATGGTGAAGGCGCCATCAGCAGATTTAAGGAAGATGGCACTTGGATTGACGGACCATTAACCCAGGTCGACGCAAATATGCTGAATTGGGTCGGTGGACATCAATTACCAGGGTCCGAAAACATTCCGGCTGGCGGGAGCATAACAGTCCCGGAAGGCAAGAATTTGCGTCAAGTAATGGCAGAACATGTTCGCGAGTCTTTCCGATCTGCCCTGGGAGATGCGATTGATGATGTCTGTGATGCAGAATTGCTGGATTCGATCTATAACACCGTTTTCCCGAACTTCCATCCGTGGGGTTGTTTCAATTCGATCAATTATCGCTTCCGACCCAATGGTGACAATCCCGACGAGTGTATTATGGAGTGCATGTACCTGTCCCCTATTCCTGCAGATGGCAACTATGAGCCGGTTCGTGAACCACACTGGCTTGGTCCAGACGATGACTGGTGCGACGCACCCGAACTTGGAATGCTGGCGAAAGTATTCAATCAGGACATTGTAAATATGCCGCATGTACATAAGGGTTTGAAAAGCATGAGAGTGCCTGAGGTCATTTTTGCCAACTACGGGGAAACGAAACCCAGGCATTTTCACAAATTACTCAATGAGTGGCTTGAAAAACCCTAGGGAATCCCTGGGAATTATCTCGAAGCCATCCTAAAATTAGGGGGTCGGAGTAAAGTGCCGGAGTAAAAGGCTTTCTTGATTGAGAATAGGTGTTATAAACCACATTTTTCAAAGAATGGTCAAGTAATGCAATTGCAGATGTTCATTCAAATTTGAACCACTGCGGCGCGGTGATCCTTCGGATGGCCAACGGCTGTAACGGGCTGCAACTAAGGGCTTACAGGTGGTCGGGTCAATCACTTAG
The nucleotide sequence above comes from Candidatus Manganitrophaceae bacterium. Encoded proteins:
- a CDS encoding aromatic ring-hydroxylating dioxygenase subunit alpha, producing MVETITGTDRSSGISYQEVLDTDSKQVPDILKVQSPLTPGPTIVPAERYFSRDFHELEIEKVWKRCWQMACHQDDIPDVGDYHVYQIAYLSFLVVRTGEDEFRAFDNVCLHRGRLLKTESGKRATEFRCPFHGWAWNTDGSLKEVPCHWDFPTVTEEKYSLPEIKLGRWGGYIFINPDQNAGSLEDYLGNLSDQFTTLPYTQRYKSAHVAKILRCNWKIAQEAFSEAYHVIGTHPTILEVIGDANTQYDVFGNYCRAMSANGIKSPHVTRDWEPLEDARLYTKQRHAITGYVYEACIDGSVHVTDGEGAISRFKEDGTWIDGPLTQVDANMLNWVGGHQLPGSENIPAGGSITVPEGKNLRQVMAEHVRESFRSALGDAIDDVCDAELLDSIYNTVFPNFHPWGCFNSINYRFRPNGDNPDECIMECMYLSPIPADGNYEPVREPHWLGPDDDWCDAPELGMLAKVFNQDIVNMPHVHKGLKSMRVPEVIFANYGETKPRHFHKLLNEWLEKP